A genomic window from Cytobacillus suaedae includes:
- a CDS encoding GNAT family N-acetyltransferase: MEKKIDYTINPPENFKALLEIYELLGWNSLKLNVNDLERMCKQSWYTVYAFDEKQLVGMGRVISDGVITGLICGVCVLPSYQSKGIGKEILSRIIEHCEQHKVIPQLMCVESLEPYYKDLGFKIFSIGMTKNINR; the protein is encoded by the coding sequence GTGGAAAAAAAGATAGATTATACGATAAACCCTCCAGAAAATTTTAAAGCTTTATTGGAAATATACGAGTTATTAGGATGGAATTCACTTAAATTAAACGTTAATGATTTAGAAAGAATGTGTAAACAGAGTTGGTATACCGTATATGCTTTTGATGAGAAACAATTAGTAGGAATGGGTCGTGTTATATCAGATGGTGTTATTACTGGACTTATATGTGGAGTTTGTGTACTACCAAGTTATCAGTCCAAAGGGATTGGTAAAGAAATATTATCCCGAATAATAGAACATTGTGAACAACATAAAGTAATACCTCAACTTATGTGTGTAGAAAGTTTGGAGCCTTATTATAAAGATTTAGGTTTTAAGATATTTTCAATTGGAATGACTAAAAATATTAATCGGTAA
- a CDS encoding PAS domain S-box protein, with amino-acid sequence MILFDYLINLSIFALMVSIPLVLFSLLDLKPVKRLRFWVSIYAGIVSVFLVMLSIQQDGYTYDIRYAPIILVFAYLGPFAGVVTGVISLVMRLFTSGNWEPAIIGWTTIMVVFSIMCFYVSRLSPVKRCIILFSTYIAIYVIMVPIIFNIFRDSPAFHFQYLLFVMLGVIVGGLLIESYQKLYRIILDNKRMETTLAASEAKYRLIAENTTDLIMVMDKEHSISYFSPSHEQVLSFPISELESLELCKFIHPDDVQMFKTNITKLFEKHESYTMEFRFKHKDGGWIDFESRCMPAKGDNNTIEHIVLISRDISERKKAETMLLQSEKLSIVGELAAGVAHEIRNPLTTIKGFIQLNHKEDGSNVYNELLLSELDRIETITSELLTLGKPQAMQLVSTNVKNLIDNTIELLSPQAHMNNIQLTLEAEVSDYFFTCEKNQLKQVFLNIIKNGMESMKQGGEIKITLQKANMNELIISFQDQGFGIPEEILPRLGEPFYSLKEKGTGLGLMICHKIIKQHHGTISYKSKVGEGTLVEISLPNSS; translated from the coding sequence TTGATACTATTTGACTATCTAATTAACCTTTCCATTTTCGCATTAATGGTTAGCATTCCATTGGTACTTTTTTCGTTACTAGATTTGAAACCAGTTAAAAGACTTCGTTTCTGGGTTAGCATATATGCAGGAATCGTCTCGGTGTTCTTAGTGATGTTATCTATTCAACAAGATGGATATACCTATGACATACGGTATGCACCTATCATTCTCGTATTTGCTTACCTTGGTCCATTCGCAGGTGTAGTTACAGGAGTCATCTCTTTAGTAATGAGATTGTTTACGAGTGGTAATTGGGAACCTGCTATTATTGGGTGGACAACCATAATGGTTGTTTTTTCAATTATGTGCTTCTATGTGTCAAGGCTGTCACCTGTAAAAAGATGTATCATACTATTTAGTACCTACATAGCTATCTATGTAATAATGGTGCCTATTATTTTTAATATTTTCAGAGATAGTCCAGCGTTTCACTTTCAATACCTTCTTTTTGTCATGTTAGGGGTAATTGTTGGAGGCCTATTAATAGAATCCTATCAAAAGTTATATCGGATTATCTTAGATAATAAAAGAATGGAGACAACATTAGCTGCAAGTGAAGCAAAATATAGACTAATTGCAGAAAATACAACAGACCTTATTATGGTGATGGATAAAGAACATTCAATTAGTTACTTTTCTCCATCTCATGAACAAGTTTTAAGTTTTCCCATTTCTGAGCTTGAATCACTGGAATTGTGTAAGTTTATTCATCCTGATGACGTTCAGATGTTTAAAACGAATATTACGAAGTTGTTTGAAAAACATGAGTCTTATACAATGGAATTCCGTTTTAAACATAAGGATGGTGGGTGGATAGACTTTGAGTCTAGGTGTATGCCTGCTAAAGGAGATAATAACACAATTGAACATATTGTTTTAATTAGTAGGGACATTTCAGAACGAAAAAAGGCTGAGACGATGCTCTTGCAATCTGAGAAACTATCTATTGTTGGAGAGTTAGCAGCTGGTGTTGCTCATGAGATCAGAAACCCACTTACAACCATTAAAGGGTTTATTCAATTAAATCATAAGGAAGACGGATCAAACGTATACAATGAATTGCTACTGAGTGAACTAGATCGAATTGAAACGATTACAAGTGAGCTACTGACCCTCGGTAAACCCCAAGCGATGCAGTTGGTCAGTACCAATGTTAAAAACCTAATTGATAATACAATTGAGTTACTATCACCGCAAGCTCATATGAATAATATTCAGCTTACTTTAGAGGCTGAGGTGTCGGATTACTTTTTTACGTGTGAGAAGAATCAATTAAAGCAGGTTTTTTTAAATATTATAAAAAATGGAATGGAATCTATGAAACAAGGTGGAGAGATTAAGATTACCCTTCAAAAAGCAAATATGAATGAATTAATTATCTCTTTTCAAGATCAAGGTTTCGGTATTCCAGAAGAAATACTTCCGAGATTAGGGGAACCTTTTTATAGTTTAAAAGAAAAAGGAACCGGACTAGGATTAATGATCTGTCATAAAATTATTAAACAACATCATGGTACGATTTCTTATAAAAGTAAAGTGGGAGAAGGGACCTTAGTAGAAATCAGCTTACCTAATAGTAGTTAA
- a CDS encoding malate:quinone oxidoreductase has protein sequence MSNREAKTDVILIGAGIMSATLGTILKELVPEWEIKVFEKLESAGEESSNEWNNAGTGHAALCELNYTAEKPDGSVDISKAISINEQFQVSMQFWSYLVKNKLINNPQEFIMPLPHMSFVQGEQNVEFLRKRFEALSNNPLFNGMEFSENPEKLKEWIPLIMQGRVPNEPIAATKIDTGTDVNFGALTRMLIDHLENKDVDVNYNHSVEDITRTSEGLWEVNVRNLFSSRVEHHTAKFVFIGGGGGSLHLLQKSGIPEGKNIGGFPVSGIFMVCNNPEVVAQHHAKVYGKAKVGAPPMSVPHLDTRYIDNKKSLLFGPFAGFTPKFLKNGSIFDLVTSVKPNNLLTMLAAGAKEMSLTKYLIQQVMLSKDQRMEELREFIPNAKSEDWEFVVAGQRVQVIKDTEAGKGTLQFGTEVITATDGSIAALLGASPGASTAVQVMLQVIQKCFPEHIDEWEPKIKTMIPSYGESLMNNPKLLQDVHESTAHTLGLNEVKEHVYN, from the coding sequence ATGAGCAACAGAGAAGCGAAAACAGACGTCATTTTAATTGGCGCAGGGATCATGAGTGCGACTTTAGGAACAATCTTAAAAGAATTAGTACCTGAATGGGAAATAAAAGTATTTGAAAAGCTTGAAAGTGCTGGGGAAGAAAGCTCTAACGAATGGAACAATGCGGGAACGGGGCATGCTGCATTATGCGAGCTAAACTATACTGCTGAAAAACCTGATGGTTCTGTAGATATTAGTAAAGCAATCAGTATTAATGAACAGTTCCAAGTATCAATGCAGTTCTGGTCGTATCTAGTAAAGAACAAGTTGATAAATAATCCACAAGAGTTTATCATGCCTTTGCCTCACATGAGTTTTGTTCAAGGGGAACAAAATGTTGAGTTTTTAAGGAAACGATTTGAAGCGCTATCAAATAATCCACTTTTTAATGGGATGGAGTTTTCCGAGAATCCTGAAAAGTTAAAGGAATGGATACCGCTTATTATGCAAGGCCGTGTACCGAATGAACCGATAGCTGCAACAAAGATTGACACTGGAACAGATGTAAACTTCGGTGCTTTAACGCGTATGTTAATTGATCATCTAGAGAATAAAGATGTCGATGTAAATTACAACCATAGTGTTGAGGATATTACACGTACTAGCGAAGGTTTGTGGGAAGTGAATGTACGGAATCTTTTCAGCAGTAGGGTTGAACACCATACTGCAAAGTTCGTCTTTATCGGAGGCGGAGGAGGAAGTTTACATCTACTTCAAAAATCTGGCATTCCAGAAGGGAAGAATATCGGTGGCTTCCCGGTTAGTGGAATTTTCATGGTGTGTAACAATCCGGAAGTTGTAGCACAACATCATGCCAAAGTATACGGAAAAGCAAAAGTTGGTGCGCCACCAATGTCTGTACCGCATCTTGATACAAGGTACATTGATAACAAAAAATCATTGCTATTTGGACCATTTGCAGGATTTACACCTAAGTTCTTAAAAAACGGTTCAATATTTGATTTAGTCACTTCTGTAAAACCTAATAATCTCTTAACCATGTTGGCAGCAGGTGCAAAAGAGATGTCATTGACAAAATATTTGATTCAACAAGTTATGTTATCGAAGGATCAGCGTATGGAAGAGTTACGCGAGTTTATCCCGAATGCTAAATCAGAGGATTGGGAATTTGTTGTAGCTGGCCAACGCGTACAAGTAATCAAAGATACTGAAGCAGGAAAAGGAACCCTTCAATTTGGTACCGAAGTGATTACTGCTACTGATGGGTCGATTGCTGCATTACTAGGTGCTTCTCCAGGAGCTTCAACTGCGGTTCAGGTTATGCTTCAGGTAATCCAGAAATGCTTCCCGGAACATATAGATGAATGGGAACCAAAGATCAAAACAATGATTCCATCTTATGGCGAGTCACTTATGAACAATCCAAAGCTTCTTCAGGATGTACATGAGTCAACAGCTCATACGCTTGGACTAAATGAAGTAAAAGAACATGTTTATAATTAA
- a CDS encoding VOC family protein: MSGKLIRVGTTYIPVTNVNISAEWYVTKLDAELSYKDDDKAIVNLADQSFFLVKSPENESANFLDIYGNERFSLTFEVYGLSALEAIHREFLEKEIKVGNIENRGHAGRNFVFYDLDGNKFDVWSGPNT; the protein is encoded by the coding sequence ATGAGCGGAAAATTAATTAGGGTTGGAACAACATATATTCCAGTCACTAATGTGAATATATCAGCTGAATGGTATGTAACTAAACTAGATGCAGAATTAAGTTATAAAGATGACGACAAAGCAATTGTTAATCTAGCAGATCAAAGTTTTTTTCTTGTTAAATCACCTGAAAATGAAAGTGCTAATTTTCTAGATATATATGGAAATGAGCGTTTTTCCCTAACATTTGAGGTTTATGGATTAAGTGCTTTGGAGGCAATACATAGAGAATTTCTAGAAAAGGAAATTAAAGTTGGTAATATAGAAAATAGAGGTCACGCTGGAAGAAACTTTGTGTTTTACGACTTAGATGGAAATAAATTCGATGTTTGGAGTGGTCCTAATACATAG
- a CDS encoding alpha/beta hydrolase: MKKEIEVIIEGQYPLAATLTIPEGNREKYPLVVMVHGSGPTDRNSNAKGMPLNIFKQMSEVVASEGFASIRYDKRGIGKSKGDYYEAGVHDLIDDARAVLEYAIKHPNIDENQVILLGHSEGSILSPFINEMVEVNGLILLAGTAEPLTETMTWQRQEIIKDIHSLKGFEGWVTRLIKLDEKINKMNDDLTKAILATEEPVIRHKGKKMNAKWNREHQYFDVSKPLQKVTCPVLAITGTKDVNVKLSDLQKIKSLVKGECETHVIQNMTHMLRKTDVEHSISKIMNDYKKSIKQPIDSELKDIIITWLRNWKNKDVKVNESELLAK; this comes from the coding sequence ATGAAGAAAGAAATTGAAGTGATAATAGAAGGCCAATATCCGTTAGCAGCGACACTAACGATTCCTGAAGGAAACCGTGAAAAATATCCATTGGTTGTTATGGTGCATGGAAGCGGACCGACTGATCGAAATTCAAATGCAAAAGGGATGCCACTCAACATATTTAAGCAGATGAGTGAAGTTGTTGCATCAGAAGGATTTGCAAGCATCCGTTATGATAAGAGGGGCATAGGAAAGAGCAAAGGAGACTATTATGAAGCTGGAGTACACGATTTAATCGACGATGCACGAGCGGTACTAGAATATGCAATAAAACATCCAAACATAGATGAAAATCAAGTGATTTTACTAGGTCATAGTGAAGGAAGTATTCTTTCACCATTTATTAATGAAATGGTTGAAGTAAATGGATTGATTCTTCTTGCGGGCACAGCTGAACCTTTAACAGAAACAATGACTTGGCAACGTCAGGAAATAATAAAGGACATACACTCCTTAAAAGGATTTGAAGGTTGGGTTACACGCTTAATCAAGTTAGATGAAAAAATCAACAAAATGAACGATGATTTAACAAAAGCTATTTTAGCAACAGAAGAACCGGTTATTAGGCATAAAGGTAAGAAGATGAATGCCAAATGGAATAGAGAGCATCAATATTTTGATGTTTCCAAACCTTTGCAAAAGGTAACTTGCCCTGTGCTTGCTATAACAGGAACTAAGGATGTCAACGTTAAACTAAGTGACTTACAAAAAATTAAATCACTCGTTAAAGGGGAATGTGAAACGCATGTTATTCAAAATATGACCCATATGCTTCGAAAAACAGATGTCGAACATAGCATTAGCAAAATCATGAATGATTACAAAAAATCTATTAAACAACCTATCGATTCAGAACTAAAGGATATTATCATTACTTGGTTAAGAAACTGGAAAAATAAAGATGTTAAGGTCAATGAGTCTGAATTGTTGGCTAAATGA
- a CDS encoding GNAT family N-acetyltransferase: protein MYQYFNGLVIREGTENVPADCVEALFEDAGWARNTPSWQKEKFSLIFENSTWAYTVWDRNEMIGMVRVLSDKIMVATIMDLVILSDYRGKGIGKKLVELCVQKLPHGDWFAHTSANNFSFYEKCGFEVKDLSKNGTCAYYGYIQARKDGHR from the coding sequence ATGTACCAATATTTTAACGGATTAGTAATAAGAGAAGGGACTGAAAACGTTCCGGCTGATTGTGTAGAAGCGCTTTTTGAGGATGCGGGATGGGCTAGGAATACTCCATCTTGGCAGAAGGAAAAGTTCTCATTGATTTTCGAAAATTCTACTTGGGCTTATACAGTATGGGATCGAAACGAAATGATTGGGATGGTACGTGTACTCTCTGACAAAATAATGGTTGCAACCATAATGGATTTGGTTATCTTATCCGACTATCGTGGGAAGGGAATCGGAAAAAAACTTGTGGAGCTTTGTGTTCAAAAACTTCCTCATGGTGACTGGTTTGCTCACACTTCGGCTAACAATTTTAGTTTCTATGAAAAATGTGGTTTTGAAGTTAAGGATTTATCAAAAAACGGGACCTGTGCTTATTATGGGTATATACAAGCTCGTAAAGATGGTCACAGATAA
- a CDS encoding DUF3888 domain-containing protein has product MYKKTVPMLITLLLAFSWQIHTKAENLPTEDSPELQMKDMFMLLLSPAIDKEVSDYYSDFYDTTPLVYPYQINVVNTKRIGGFRTFHFEITIEITPVVGPHISVGKDRITFKISPTLPGQIKLKEYKHLETHDLPSNWQHIIKKKVD; this is encoded by the coding sequence ATGTACAAAAAAACTGTTCCAATGCTAATTACCTTGTTACTTGCATTTTCTTGGCAAATACATACTAAAGCAGAGAATTTGCCAACAGAAGATTCCCCAGAATTACAGATGAAAGATATGTTTATGCTCTTACTGAGTCCCGCAATTGATAAGGAGGTTTCTGATTACTATTCAGATTTCTACGACACTACACCTTTAGTCTACCCTTATCAAATAAATGTAGTAAATACAAAAAGAATTGGTGGATTTCGTACCTTTCATTTTGAAATAACGATCGAGATAACCCCTGTAGTTGGTCCACATATTTCTGTAGGTAAAGATAGAATAACTTTTAAAATATCACCAACCTTACCTGGTCAAATAAAACTTAAGGAATATAAGCACTTAGAGACACATGACCTTCCTTCTAATTGGCAGCATATTATTAAGAAAAAAGTTGATTAA
- a CDS encoding cupin domain-containing protein, translating to MLRNHQESYDSILNGIKREASAIDLYSRLANEAPNDMHKTNIFHALERKRAHLSHFTNLYTQLTGAQPDYQFDKVSFQGYRDGLQKAYQAEVEGYHEYHSNCLRAQHPHIQNVFMWALAGEQENAARFSSLNGDVLNSLTDFGPEPFVVNIEEATLQNENFRTALWTGSHLQLTLMSIEVGSSIGLEIHPNLDQFLRIEQGQGLVKMGDSKDRLDFEREVYDDYAIIIPAGKWHNLINTGNEPIKLYSIYAPPQHPFGTVHETKEIAMAAEEEHHNN from the coding sequence ATGCTTAGAAATCATCAAGAGTCATATGATTCGATACTTAATGGTATAAAGAGAGAGGCCTCAGCAATTGATCTATATAGTCGTTTAGCAAATGAAGCCCCAAATGACATGCATAAAACTAACATTTTTCATGCATTAGAACGAAAAAGAGCTCACCTATCACACTTTACGAATTTATATACTCAGCTTACTGGTGCTCAGCCTGATTATCAATTTGATAAAGTTTCATTTCAAGGATACAGAGATGGTTTGCAAAAGGCGTATCAAGCAGAAGTGGAGGGTTATCACGAATATCACAGCAATTGTCTGCGAGCTCAACATCCACACATTCAAAATGTATTTATGTGGGCATTAGCAGGTGAACAGGAAAACGCTGCCCGATTTAGTTCGTTAAATGGAGATGTTTTAAATTCGTTAACTGACTTTGGACCCGAACCATTTGTTGTTAATATAGAGGAAGCTACCTTACAAAATGAGAACTTTCGAACTGCTCTGTGGACAGGAAGTCACTTACAATTAACGTTAATGAGTATTGAGGTTGGTAGTAGTATCGGTTTAGAAATCCATCCGAATTTGGATCAATTCCTAAGAATTGAACAAGGTCAGGGACTTGTCAAGATGGGCGATAGCAAAGATAGATTGGACTTCGAAAGAGAAGTGTATGATGATTATGCCATAATCATTCCTGCAGGAAAATGGCACAACTTAATTAATACGGGTAATGAGCCAATTAAATTGTACTCAATCTATGCACCTCCTCAGCATCCATTTGGAACCGTTCATGAGACGAAGGAGATAGCTATGGCTGCAGAAGAAGAGCATCATAATAATTAA
- a CDS encoding ABC transporter permease gives MFLINKFGFTHLSYKALYSFQTIKLFILFRIVDPFMHYLFFATLASSLVGSDYLKYVVIGNIAYYTCQTMMINFMNMFRLERRYGTLELNIASPTPTLFIIARKGIVPLLDGLFVFAVGLTIGSLLFNVTFLPNQIGNLLLVFIITLFSILSFSLLFASISLLFSNVNLFLNITMAIFQVFCGVNFSVTLLPDGLEAISRILPLTHSIEALRSIYNLETYALAPLLVKELIIGTCYLVVSISMVSVMEKFARKNGALFKNI, from the coding sequence ATGTTTCTAATAAATAAATTTGGTTTTACGCATTTATCCTATAAAGCACTATATTCCTTTCAAACGATTAAATTATTTATTCTCTTTAGAATTGTTGATCCATTTATGCATTATTTATTTTTCGCAACGCTCGCAAGTTCTCTTGTTGGATCAGATTATCTAAAGTACGTTGTTATTGGAAACATTGCCTATTACACCTGTCAGACAATGATGATTAATTTCATGAATATGTTTAGATTGGAGCGAAGGTATGGGACGCTTGAATTAAACATTGCCTCTCCAACTCCTACATTATTTATCATTGCTCGAAAAGGAATTGTTCCTCTTTTGGATGGGTTATTTGTATTTGCTGTAGGCTTAACAATTGGGAGTTTGTTATTTAACGTTACATTTTTACCAAATCAAATAGGTAATTTACTATTGGTGTTTATCATTACATTGTTTTCGATTCTATCTTTTTCGTTATTGTTTGCATCAATCAGTCTGTTATTTTCAAATGTGAATTTGTTCTTAAATATAACAATGGCGATTTTTCAAGTATTCTGCGGAGTAAACTTTTCGGTAACTTTATTACCTGATGGATTAGAAGCTATATCTAGAATACTACCGTTAACACATAGTATTGAAGCCTTACGCTCAATTTATAATTTAGAAACTTATGCTCTTGCTCCTTTATTAGTAAAGGAACTCATTATTGGCACCTGTTATTTAGTTGTGTCAATATCAATGGTTTCGGTAATGGAGAAGTTTGCAAGGAAAAATGGAGCGTTATTTAAGAATATTTAG
- a CDS encoding ABC transporter permease, protein MNIMILLLREIKYFTNFNNKMYQFLLVFQPLMFLSIVYFLKQLRGDINSDKFVVASALISMWSYVLYSSGSALISQKWNDTLKLLIAAPVSLFSVILTKALSNSVIALVSMILSFLYARFIFQFNITIENYGFFILSVLVLLFSLSVVGLILAIVFVAFQNVFDFQNLILTPMILICGVFIPVEQLPTIVKWIAYIIPMTWGIKSVHDTLDLSPVMFSTMFTSLLVSVVYLFIAFFIVKKIEIVLRRTGRLGAI, encoded by the coding sequence ATGAATATAATGATTTTATTACTTCGTGAAATTAAATATTTTACTAACTTTAATAACAAGATGTATCAGTTTCTATTAGTCTTTCAACCTCTTATGTTTTTATCAATTGTATATTTCTTAAAGCAATTACGTGGTGATATTAACTCAGATAAATTTGTAGTTGCTTCAGCACTAATTAGTATGTGGAGTTATGTTTTGTACTCATCGGGGTCAGCACTAATTTCTCAAAAGTGGAATGACACATTAAAACTATTAATTGCTGCTCCAGTCTCACTATTTTCGGTCATTTTAACAAAAGCATTAAGTAATTCTGTTATTGCATTGGTTTCAATGATTTTAAGTTTTTTATACGCAAGATTTATTTTTCAGTTCAATATCACAATAGAAAACTACGGATTTTTTATCCTATCGGTGTTGGTCTTGCTCTTTTCATTAAGTGTTGTTGGATTAATACTAGCGATTGTATTTGTAGCTTTTCAAAACGTATTTGACTTTCAAAATCTAATTCTTACACCAATGATCTTAATATGTGGAGTATTTATTCCGGTAGAACAACTACCTACGATCGTAAAATGGATTGCTTACATCATACCAATGACATGGGGAATCAAATCGGTTCATGATACGTTGGACTTATCTCCGGTCATGTTCTCAACGATGTTTACATCACTCTTAGTTAGTGTAGTTTATCTATTTATAGCATTTTTTATTGTAAAAAAAATCGAGATAGTTCTTCGTAGAACAGGTAGATTGGGGGCTATCTAA
- a CDS encoding ABC transporter ATP-binding protein produces MNKIIEVKNLSRFYKLKEGKKCAIDNISFDVGEGEVFGLLGPNGAGKTTTMKILTTLLLPSTGEAKVLGYDVVSESHKIRDKINFVYGGERGVYGRLTAKEYMHYFCTLYKIKFKEQSSLITNLLNLVQLQDAINQKIHTFSKGMTQRLHIARCLINNPKLLFLDEPTIGLDPIGAKLLRDLVKELSSKGITIILTTHYMQEADELCDRIAFIKGGKVSLIGDPEHIKRSCNHLNLYEATMSIYDVQKLREHNNLHKLEIETIKEPYYSLKFESNEENIDTLTTFLTNFGDVLKVQKRDISLEDAYIYHMKDVG; encoded by the coding sequence ATGAACAAGATAATTGAAGTGAAGAACTTATCACGATTCTACAAGTTAAAAGAAGGCAAAAAATGTGCAATTGATAACATTTCTTTTGATGTAGGAGAGGGAGAAGTTTTTGGATTGTTGGGTCCAAATGGGGCAGGTAAAACAACGACAATGAAAATACTAACAACATTATTGTTACCATCTACCGGGGAAGCAAAGGTGCTTGGATACGATGTTGTTTCAGAAAGTCATAAGATTCGCGATAAGATAAATTTTGTCTATGGTGGCGAAAGAGGTGTATATGGAAGACTTACAGCTAAAGAGTATATGCACTATTTTTGTACACTCTATAAGATAAAATTTAAAGAGCAATCCTCTTTAATTACAAATCTATTAAACTTAGTTCAATTACAAGATGCCATAAATCAAAAAATACATACATTTTCAAAGGGAATGACACAGCGACTACATATTGCCAGATGTTTGATAAATAACCCTAAATTATTATTCCTAGATGAACCAACAATCGGGTTAGATCCTATTGGAGCTAAGCTATTAAGAGATTTAGTTAAGGAATTATCGAGTAAAGGAATTACGATTATTTTGACAACTCATTATATGCAGGAAGCGGACGAGCTGTGTGACCGTATTGCCTTCATCAAAGGGGGGAAAGTAAGCTTAATTGGTGATCCAGAGCATATTAAACGTAGCTGTAATCATCTAAATCTCTATGAAGCAACAATGAGCATTTATGATGTACAGAAATTAAGGGAACACAATAACTTACATAAATTAGAAATTGAGACTATCAAAGAGCCTTATTACAGCTTGAAGTTTGAGTCGAATGAAGAAAACATAGACACTTTAACTACATTTCTAACGAATTTTGGAGATGTATTAAAGGTTCAAAAGAGGGATATTTCTCTAGAGGATGCCTATATCTATCATATGAAGGATGTAGGGTAA
- a CDS encoding GyrI-like domain-containing protein yields MKNTIKQLDQIKLVGFRVLCPGDQYIVEIPKASLRLQEHLGEIKQVVNLFIQYGAFVVEPETHEEDGYWVCVEVQEYEEIPPNMVTLTIPSQRYAVTRHIGDNYQIMDSYNHLHKWINENNYKRLKEKWHLEKYNSWVDTEKVDVELFDTIK; encoded by the coding sequence ATGAAAAACACGATTAAACAACTTGACCAAATTAAGTTAGTAGGTTTTCGGGTTTTATGCCCTGGTGACCAATACATAGTTGAAATTCCAAAAGCATCACTTCGTTTGCAAGAGCATTTAGGTGAAATTAAACAGGTGGTCAACCTATTTATACAATATGGTGCATTTGTCGTTGAACCTGAAACTCATGAAGAAGATGGTTATTGGGTTTGTGTTGAAGTTCAAGAATATGAAGAGATTCCACCTAACATGGTAACATTAACAATCCCCTCTCAAAGGTATGCTGTAACAAGACATATAGGTGATAATTATCAAATAATGGACTCGTATAATCATTTACATAAATGGATTAATGAAAACAACTATAAAAGATTAAAAGAGAAATGGCATTTAGAAAAGTATAACAGCTGGGTTGATACCGAGAAAGTTGATGTAGAGCTGTTTGATACGATTAAGTAA
- a CDS encoding nuclear transport factor 2 family protein translates to MEHKSLEEEILHLEKRLMTYDYKELKEHLSDDFLEFGSSGNIFDKEDQLEAIRNDKTVTDSIKYTVSDFTIKLIASDVVLATYRSLRHTDSRLVLRSSVWKRNQEKWQMYFTRELSLNNSFYINKSGGTNMFVKVYTYHIQHDKVDEYLAIQEKVSKIYNRYLDFQNIYLQCKEDNTKWIEITKYKDEEEYQKCIDLINKDKEIQTLFNAFQSLLVSQKKISEEDFIERKIH, encoded by the coding sequence ATGGAACATAAATCACTTGAAGAGGAAATTCTGCATCTTGAAAAACGGTTAATGACTTATGATTATAAGGAGTTAAAAGAGCATTTATCAGATGACTTTTTGGAGTTTGGAAGTTCAGGAAACATATTTGATAAAGAAGACCAACTAGAGGCAATTAGGAATGATAAAACTGTTACAGATTCTATTAAATATACAGTATCCGATTTTACTATAAAATTAATAGCTTCAGATGTTGTATTAGCAACTTATCGCTCATTAAGACACACCGACAGCCGATTGGTATTAAGGAGTTCTGTTTGGAAAAGGAATCAAGAGAAATGGCAAATGTATTTCACCAGGGAACTTTCGCTAAATAATAGCTTCTATATTAATAAAAGTGGGGGAACCAACATGTTTGTTAAAGTATACACATACCATATTCAACATGACAAAGTGGACGAATATTTAGCTATTCAAGAAAAAGTATCCAAAATTTACAATAGATATTTAGATTTTCAAAATATTTATCTACAGTGCAAGGAAGATAATACGAAATGGATAGAGATCACTAAGTATAAAGATGAGGAAGAGTATCAAAAATGTATTGATTTAATTAATAAAGACAAAGAAATACAGACACTATTCAATGCATTCCAATCCCTACTAGTAAGCCAGAAGAAAATAAGTGAGGAAGACTTTATTGAAAGAAAAATACATTAA